The DNA window CCATTTCCGTACTGCACGCGGAAAAGGACCACAATGTGGCCAAGACTACTCCCGCTGCTGCTAATCTACCAGATCATAAAGTTTCCGAGAAGACGCCGGAGAAGTCGGAATCGAAGACGAAGTGCCCGCCAAATCGAAGCACAGTACTAACGAGTGCCAGGCCTCAAATGGTGAGAAAAGCCAATGTGGGTCTTACTCCCAGGCCAGGTTCCTTGCCAGGCTCCGCAGCCACCAGGAGCACTGCCTCCAGTAGGAGCCACCATTTCTGCATTCCCGTACGGAACTTTTATACTGTAACCAGCCGCGCCCGCCGCTCCCACGACCACGGGGTCTTCCTGTACCATCTGTCCCAGTTGGAGCAGACCGGATTCGCCAAAAGTGCGGTGGATCCCATGAAGTCCGTGCCGGCAGcggagctgcagctgctgcacaGTGGCCAGCGGACCAGCTACCTGGAGAGGCGGTACGAGCGCAGCCCGGACGACAAGTACAACTATCCGGAGGCCACCAGCTGGCGATACGGCTGGTTCCACCGGGAGTCCGATCCCCTGCAGAAGCGAGTTCCCCGGCGAGATTAGAACAGCATGTCGTGTCCGTCCATTTCAATGAAATTCTTCGCTTCAGGGGAGCCTCTAAAATATTTGGctattaaatgaaatatatataaataaaaaatttacgGATATTGTTTAGATATTTGCCGTTTAGCGTGCAAAAACTAATAAAAGGAAAGGCTCAGTTTAGGTCAAAATAATTCAGCTTGATTTTGGCCAAGGGCGAtattaaaagttattaaacGAAAAAATGTCCAAACCTGGCAAGGCGAAATAACTTTATCAAATACGCTCGCATGCCATCCACCCGGGCAACTGGGGCATCTGGGGCATCTGCATCTGGTGTGCATCAGCGCCTCGACGAGCTCATCCCGAGCTCAGATAGCACGATATGTGGAGCAGATGCCAAGAGCTCCACTGACAGCGCCACTTTCCGACATGCCGACCTCTGTTGTTTTGGCGCTTtccgaggagcagcagttccGCAGCTCAGCAGTTTTTCAAGTTTGAAGCGGAAAGCGGAAGGGAATCCGGCAAGGACAATTGCATTAGTCTGCTGCTCGTATGACGtacaacggggcgtatgcttGTTGTCTGGCATTTAAAGTGGGCCAAAGTTGGGCAACTTCTCGGAGGGAGGGAACTCGTTGCGGCTGCCTCTCTCTTTTGATTGACTCATGAAAGTCggcaactttttaattgttttgtaacattttcatttcaacgtcttcaaataattttgccatttttccgGCGACCCGCCAGTACAATGAGCATTCTCCGGGCGTTGGCTCTAAAACTTATTAACTTCGTTCCATGTCGAAATGCTTTAAATTCCTCTGTTCTCTGTCCTCTGTCGCTGATTGTCTGCACTTCAGACAATTCATGGCAGATTTCGAGTTTCATTGTTGCATCCGAAGCACTTTGAGCTGCGCAAACTTTCGCCGACCAAGACACTCTGCCAACTTTCCCGTCCTGTCCATCCAGCATCCACCGTATCGTGCCACCAACCCAGCTACCCACCGACCCCTCCGGATCACCGGCTCCTCGGATCCTCTGGTCTGTCTGCGGTTCCCGTTTGTTGGGTTGTTgagttggttggttggctggctggctggctggttgggtTTGGTTTGCCTGATTGCAAACAACAGTTCCCTCCCAGCGGAACTgaagtttattattatttggcttgTTTCGCGTTTTGGCGCTTTTATTTacctttaaataaatttccctTGTATTCTTTTCCAGCGCTCTGCGTCTatttgttttcgatttcgcTGCTGGTCGGAAGTTTCCCATGTTTACGCACAAGCTGGGATTGATTAATGCCGGGGCACACACAAGCTACTAATCCTGCACACCCCATATCTAATTTATTTGCCCCAAAAAGAGGCCAGCATAGTTGGAGAGTCGGTCCAAATGTTTTACGAGTACCACACTTTCTTGGCTCGCGCTGGATATGATGGGAATTTATGGGTCAGCGGGCAGCAAAAGATGAAATTTCGGAACATTTTGTGGTAATTTTTATTACTTCAATAGCCCAGGATATGATGCTGAACATGCACTGCTCCTTTACCCCCCGTCGGCCAAAACTAACTTGGCCGTAAAAGTTTGGGTTCTGCGGTTCTCGATTGCGAATCACAGCCGGCCAGTTGGCAAGTCCGGGTCTTTGTGGGCGGTGGGGAAACGCCAGCATCCCGCCCCCGAGGCAATACgcaatgcaaaaatataattctGAGCAATCAATGCGGTTTGCAAAAGCAATTGTTCGCTTGGAGTCAGTTATTTAAAGTCCCGAATGGCTATTCAGCAGTAGTTTCTGGAAATTTTCACGATAGAGCCGTTGTTAGAACCATTTCGCAGATAATAAGGCACTTGCCGACTCGTTTTCCCGTAATTACAGTTGGTTATTGGTTTTTATACTAACTTTTATTGCGAAACACTTTTACAAATTCTGCTTTGCTAGGTCAAGCACACACATTATTGTTTAGATCTATCACGTGGTTTCAATTATTCTCGAATGCATCGCAACCTTTCGGTAATACCTGAAAACCGGTCGGCCAAATGAACTTGCTTgatgcatatacatattaatagAGGGATGATATAAATCGTAAATTAACATTTCGCCTAATGATCACAATCGCTTCGCAAATTTGGGCCAAATGAAAAGGAGTTACAAACCACTTGCTTCGGATGGGTTTTATGTAAAACTAGGTCGTTGGAAATCAAGATATATAGGTAAAGTGTACATTCTTATGTATTTCTAGTAGTTTCTGATTTGTGCCTTACTCAGAGAAGATACCGTACTACAGCCACGCGTTAAGTATAGCAAACTCTCCTCTTCATCCTGCTCCGGAATCTCGGACGTAGTTAGAAACAGAGTCGCCTTTTCGTTTCGATTTTCTCGCTACGTTTATGTTAAGTGGTAACAGTTAATTCATTGCATAGTCGGAACAATATCGGACACACGAGCAGCACCTCTCCTCCACCTACTCCGCCCTACTCCCTACTCCAACACATCACTTCGGCTTAGGTACACGCTTAGGAGTTGTCTCAGCCGCTCCCTTCTTGGACTCCTTGGCCGGTCAGAGCAGCTTCTTGGCCGTAATCGTCGTGGAGAGGGTCGATGCCGTGGCCGTTGCTTTTTTGGACGTCGGTGGTTGCGATGGTGTTTGTATCGTGGGGGGCAGACCAAGGTCTGTGGAGGGCAGGATCTTTTCCATTTGACGCTCGGCCGCCTCTCGCAGCGCTGATTCCGTCGTTGATCCGCTGGCGAAGCCGCTGCCACCACTGTTGGGCCCACCACCTGATATTCCGGTTGGGCTGGATCCTGTTGAAGCCTTGGTGGGTGATTTGGGGTCTGGTTTTGGGTTCGTTGCCAAGTCGTCCAGGTTCTTCGCGTTATCCTTCAATGTTTTGGCCGTATCCTTGAATGCGGGCTGAAAGAGCTAAAGTTGTTAGACCACTGACCCTTGTATGATTGTACTAAAACTTACCTCTGCTTTCAGCTCCTTGGCTTTATCGGGCAAAGTTTCCTCCTTATCGCGCATCTCGTTGGCAATATCCTGAATCTCCTTCGCAGAATCGTGAATATCATTGACAAGCTTGGACAAATCCTTATCCGCTTTGTCTACCTCAGACTTCAGTTTCTCAGCCTCTTTCATGCTCTT is part of the Drosophila yakuba strain Tai18E2 chromosome 2R, Prin_Dyak_Tai18E2_2.1, whole genome shotgun sequence genome and encodes:
- the LOC6532059 gene encoding uncharacterized protein LOC6532059 — its product is MQRIASVKSSNIRTSISVLHAEKDHNVAKTTPAAANLPDHKVSEKTPEKSESKTKCPPNRSTVLTSARPQMVRKANVGLTPRPGSLPGSAATRSTASSRSHHFCIPVRNFYTVTSRARRSHDHGVFLYHLSQLEQTGFAKSAVDPMKSVPAAELQLLHSGQRTSYLERRYERSPDDKYNYPEATSWRYGWFHRESDPLQKRVPRRD